Below is a window of Sulfitobacter sp. SK012 DNA.
AACATGAGACACCATCTGGTCCTTGAACCAAAGAGGGGGGTGTCATAAACAATCGTTAGTTTACCGATGCGGGATGCACCAATGAAAATTATCGCCATGATCCCTGCCCGCATGGGCAGCCAGCGCTTACCAAAGAAGAACCTTGCTTTGCTTGACGGTGTTCCGTTGATCGTGCGCGCGATCCGCAAATGTAAGGATGCAGGTGTTTTTGACGAGATTTGGGTGAATTCAGAGCATCCCGATTTTGGGCCAGTCGCCGAAGCCGAAGGGGCCCAATTCCATCAACGACCCCACGCCTTAGGCGACAACAGCGCCACCAGCGAAGATTTTGTGACCGAGTTCTTGCGAGCACACACATGTGATTTCGTCGTGCAGGTGCATTCAATCGCGCCCTTACTGAGCGTGGAAGATACGTGCAGATTTGTTGAAATGGTCCGCAACAACGAATTCGATGCAGTGATGAGTGTTGTTCATGGGCAACTCGAGTGCGTGTTCGATGACGAACCGGTGAATTTCACCTTCGACAAGAAGGAAAACAGTCAGGATTTGCGCCCAGTCAAACGCATCGTCTGGTCGATCACGGCTTG
It encodes the following:
- a CDS encoding acylneuraminate cytidylyltransferase family protein, whose amino-acid sequence is MKIIAMIPARMGSQRLPKKNLALLDGVPLIVRAIRKCKDAGVFDEIWVNSEHPDFGPVAEAEGAQFHQRPHALGDNSATSEDFVTEFLRAHTCDFVVQVHSIAPLLSVEDTCRFVEMVRNNEFDAVMSVVHGQLECVFDDEPVNFTFDKKENSQDLRPVKRIVWSITAWRSETFLAAKESGGCATYAGRIGYSEVSQMAGHVIKTQEDLDIAAAMLPIVQGA